The Geoglobus acetivorans genome window below encodes:
- a CDS encoding nickel-dependent hydrogenase large subunit, which yields MEITIDPVTRLEGHHGVKINVEDGVVTDAKALALMFRGFERILVGRDIRDAPIITQRICGVCHNDHRLASLFAIENAAGMADEWNVGMPPAATAFRNLVTTLQYVYDHPVWVYVLVGPDFSDSPHKTGLTRLNPIVGKGVKEAVWAQKELHKAMAIIGGKVPHMMTPAPGGMTLEIDEKIITQLVGIVADVKKWAVGVGIGQPAATNAEYVLDEVLKQMEEIKAGKRDAFEPKEGMGNALFDMVAMIAVAHDMGLNEQGVWEDSKMLAYGFLPDPESGELYFPSGFFNGSELENMDYRKISEDVTYSWYKDETQTGYVGTDLPPEPYYGKSGAYTWGKAPRYNGLPAEVGPLPRLVAMYLKKSKELGDPLGLRKTFCGSATASTALSRMIARIQEELIMIDYLESLLLQLKDYAGKKTAIEYPENISGEGVGLREAPRGALGHWVVAENGKIKRYQAVVPTTWNVSPKDSKGQHGPLESALIGTPVSDPANPWEVVRTIHSFDLCLACTVHIFTKEGRKYNLTLDACSI from the coding sequence GTGGAGATCACGATTGATCCGGTTACAAGACTTGAAGGTCATCATGGTGTGAAGATCAATGTTGAGGATGGTGTTGTTACCGATGCAAAAGCTCTGGCTCTGATGTTCAGAGGTTTTGAGAGAATTCTCGTCGGCAGAGACATAAGAGATGCGCCCATCATAACCCAGAGAATCTGCGGTGTCTGTCACAACGATCACAGGCTCGCAAGCCTTTTTGCAATTGAAAATGCAGCGGGTATGGCAGATGAATGGAACGTCGGAATGCCTCCAGCCGCAACTGCATTCAGAAACCTTGTCACGACCCTTCAGTATGTTTATGACCACCCAGTCTGGGTTTATGTTCTTGTCGGTCCCGATTTCAGCGATTCACCGCACAAAACCGGATTGACGAGGCTCAACCCCATCGTTGGCAAAGGTGTTAAGGAGGCTGTCTGGGCCCAGAAGGAACTTCACAAGGCAATGGCAATCATTGGAGGCAAGGTTCCGCACATGATGACTCCCGCTCCGGGTGGAATGACCCTCGAGATCGACGAAAAGATCATCACCCAGCTCGTTGGAATTGTGGCAGATGTGAAGAAGTGGGCAGTTGGTGTGGGCATAGGACAGCCTGCAGCCACAAACGCAGAATACGTCCTTGATGAGGTTCTCAAGCAGATGGAAGAGATTAAAGCAGGAAAGAGAGATGCATTTGAGCCAAAGGAGGGTATGGGTAACGCCCTCTTTGACATGGTGGCAATGATTGCTGTAGCACACGATATGGGGCTCAACGAACAGGGAGTCTGGGAAGACTCAAAAATGCTGGCATACGGGTTCCTTCCCGACCCCGAAAGCGGTGAGCTGTACTTCCCATCTGGGTTCTTCAATGGCTCAGAACTCGAAAACATGGATTACAGAAAGATTTCGGAGGATGTTACATACTCATGGTACAAGGACGAGACCCAGACGGGCTATGTTGGAACAGACCTCCCGCCTGAACCATACTACGGCAAATCAGGAGCATACACCTGGGGCAAGGCTCCGAGATACAACGGATTGCCGGCAGAGGTTGGACCCCTTCCAAGGCTCGTGGCGATGTATCTCAAAAAGAGCAAGGAGCTCGGTGATCCTCTCGGACTCAGAAAGACGTTCTGTGGAAGCGCAACCGCCTCAACCGCTCTCAGCAGGATGATCGCAAGAATTCAGGAAGAACTCATAATGATAGACTACCTGGAGAGCCTCCTTCTCCAGCTCAAGGACTATGCAGGAAAGAAGACGGCAATCGAGTATCCTGAGAACATAAGCGGAGAGGGTGTTGGACTCAGAGAGGCACCAAGAGGCGCTCTCGGTCACTGGGTTGTAGCGGAGAATGGCAAGATAAAGAGGTATCAGGCTGTGGTGCCAACAACCTGGAACGTCTCACCAAAGGACAGCAAGGGTCAGCACGGCCCGCTTGAAAGTGCCCTTATAGGCACACCCGTCAGCGACCCAGCCAATCCATGGGAGGTTGTCAGGACAATCCACAGCTTTGACCTCTGTCTGGCGTGCACGGTCCACATATTCACAAAGGAGGGCAGGAAATACAACCTGACACTCGACGCCTGCTCAATTTAA
- a CDS encoding hydrogenase small subunit: MSGLSRRDFIKSAGLMGASAVLLANKAEIVQAFETAKNNGVKLVWIQGQSCTACTISLLQADNPDLYDAIEELKVNVAFHQTVMQPFGDEAIKILEEVEPDILVLEGAIPIGMKEACLLGEKNGQPIYFEDWVKQLVSKTKVAVVGFGVCATYGGIPAAKDGLGSSYENGSVTGAVGFYDFFKKYGKPSVPVVFIPGCPGHPDWLMIVLASILLGIVPEVDEYYRPKAMFSRIIHDNCPRRGYYGKGQFAADLTETDAKYETCLYKVGCKAPFVYAACAETRWNSGLNVCMNAGAPCIGCMDPGFPDKMSPFYEARESTEIMFGVNPTTLGKVAVGAAVLGVAAHAVRRGRKHPEIKDDEIEKTEKK; the protein is encoded by the coding sequence GTGAGTGGGCTGAGCAGAAGAGATTTTATCAAATCAGCGGGTTTAATGGGTGCAAGTGCTGTTCTTCTTGCGAACAAGGCAGAGATCGTGCAGGCTTTTGAGACGGCAAAGAACAACGGAGTCAAACTTGTATGGATACAGGGGCAGAGCTGTACTGCATGTACGATTTCACTTCTACAGGCTGATAACCCCGACCTGTACGATGCAATCGAGGAACTTAAGGTGAACGTGGCATTCCACCAGACGGTCATGCAGCCGTTTGGCGATGAGGCAATAAAAATCCTGGAAGAAGTGGAGCCGGACATTCTCGTTCTTGAAGGAGCCATTCCCATTGGCATGAAGGAGGCCTGCCTTCTTGGAGAGAAGAACGGTCAGCCGATATACTTCGAGGACTGGGTAAAACAGCTTGTTTCAAAGACAAAGGTTGCAGTGGTTGGATTCGGTGTCTGTGCAACGTATGGTGGCATCCCAGCTGCAAAGGATGGTCTCGGTTCTTCTTACGAAAACGGAAGCGTAACCGGTGCAGTTGGATTTTATGACTTCTTCAAGAAATATGGAAAGCCATCTGTGCCTGTCGTGTTTATTCCGGGCTGTCCGGGTCATCCTGACTGGCTTATGATCGTTCTTGCAAGCATCCTTCTTGGAATTGTGCCTGAAGTTGACGAGTATTACAGGCCGAAAGCCATGTTCTCAAGGATTATCCACGACAACTGTCCGAGGAGAGGTTATTACGGAAAGGGCCAGTTCGCTGCAGACCTTACAGAAACGGATGCAAAGTATGAAACATGCCTTTACAAGGTTGGATGCAAGGCGCCGTTTGTATACGCTGCATGCGCCGAGACGAGGTGGAACAGCGGGCTTAACGTTTGCATGAACGCCGGAGCCCCGTGCATCGGGTGCATGGACCCCGGATTCCCCGACAAGATGTCCCCGTTCTACGAGGCAAGAGAAAGCACTGAAATCATGTTTGGAGTGAATCCTACCACGCTTGGTAAGGTTGCCGTGGGAGCCGCAGTGCTCGGTGTTGCCGCTCATGCTGTGAGAAGGGGAAGGAAGCATCCTGAAATCAAGGATGACGAAATTGAAAAGACTGAAAAGAAATAA
- a CDS encoding nickel-dependent hydrogenase large subunit produces the protein MKTIRINPVSRIEGHARITVFADRSSRIEKIFFQSTEFRGYEKILTGLPAEDAPRISSTICGICRAVHFIASLKAVDSIYGVSPPELAEKIRQVVLYANIIEDHAASLLLLALPDLVNEGDVFASFRKVGTRKIKGLLNKRSSAVKIIEILAGRFLHPVAAVPGGWAKKPDKHELDVLSRYSTDLLTLGIELYELFSDLLEHAGSFEQFPSKHMHFMTLCGEKTDFYGGDICVLNSSKKEVFRVEPSNYEDVVAEDEREYSYSKDAYLIYRGDRVDVITGVLGRFSAGFHEYDHSSELYSQIEGEIDLNTLLPEKAYLLRALEIVYCAEAMKDITENIDLSGEIVNRDYRIRREGIGAVEAPRGTLIHHYTTDARGFIRRVNIITPTQFNINSLNVILNQHFRGRRAGKGLAESIEKIVRTFDPCIACSTHSINGKSDLDIRIVRR, from the coding sequence ATGAAAACAATCCGGATAAACCCCGTTTCCCGAATTGAGGGTCATGCCAGGATTACCGTTTTCGCTGATCGATCCAGCAGGATCGAGAAAATTTTCTTTCAGTCAACTGAATTCAGGGGATACGAGAAAATTCTCACCGGACTTCCTGCAGAAGATGCCCCGAGGATTTCATCAACAATATGCGGAATATGCCGGGCAGTTCATTTCATTGCATCACTGAAGGCCGTGGACAGCATTTACGGGGTTTCTCCTCCCGAGCTTGCTGAAAAAATAAGACAGGTGGTGCTGTATGCAAATATAATAGAGGATCACGCCGCATCACTACTGCTGCTCGCCCTTCCGGACCTCGTTAACGAAGGGGATGTGTTTGCTTCCTTCAGAAAAGTGGGAACGAGAAAAATCAAAGGCCTTCTGAACAAGAGGAGCAGTGCCGTGAAAATAATCGAGATCCTTGCAGGGAGATTTCTCCACCCTGTGGCTGCTGTACCGGGAGGGTGGGCGAAAAAACCGGATAAACACGAACTGGATGTCCTGAGCAGATACTCCACGGATCTTTTAACGCTCGGTATAGAGCTGTATGAATTATTCTCCGATTTGCTTGAACATGCTGGCAGTTTTGAGCAATTTCCGAGCAAACACATGCACTTCATGACTCTTTGCGGGGAAAAAACTGACTTTTACGGGGGAGATATCTGTGTTTTAAACAGCTCGAAAAAGGAAGTGTTCAGAGTCGAGCCGTCAAACTATGAGGATGTCGTGGCGGAGGACGAAAGAGAGTATTCCTACTCGAAAGATGCATATCTGATTTACAGAGGGGACAGGGTTGATGTGATAACAGGCGTTCTCGGCAGATTTTCTGCCGGATTTCATGAATACGACCACAGCTCAGAATTATATTCTCAGATCGAGGGAGAAATTGACCTTAACACCCTACTCCCGGAAAAGGCATACCTGCTGAGGGCCCTTGAAATTGTTTACTGTGCGGAGGCAATGAAGGACATAACTGAGAACATCGACCTTTCTGGAGAGATCGTGAACAGAGACTACAGAATCCGGAGAGAGGGCATTGGTGCCGTTGAAGCCCCCAGAGGTACGCTGATACACCACTACACAACAGATGCCAGAGGATTCATAAGAAGAGTGAACATAATCACACCAACTCAGTTCAACATCAATTCTCTCAACGTTATCCTGAACCAGCATTTCAGGGGAAGAAGAGCTGGAAAGGGGCTGGCAGAAAGCATAGAGAAGATAGTCAGAACATTTGACCCGTGCATAGCCTGTTCAACGCACTCCATAAATGGAAAGTCAGATCTCGATATTCGGATTGTAAGGCGATGA
- a CDS encoding hydrogenase iron-sulfur subunit, whose amino-acid sequence MTEIVGFACKWCAYRAIDLAGRLKLKYPESIKIIRVPCSGRVDAETVMKAFRLGFDGVFIAGCPENECHYISGNSIAKRRVKLLKKLLHSLNIEPARLEFVEISSTDAVKFADFAAEFHRRIEGLTRR is encoded by the coding sequence ATGACTGAAATAGTCGGATTTGCATGCAAATGGTGCGCTTACCGAGCAATAGACCTTGCCGGAAGACTCAAGCTGAAGTATCCTGAGTCCATAAAAATAATCCGGGTTCCCTGTTCAGGAAGAGTTGATGCGGAAACAGTAATGAAGGCATTCAGGCTGGGATTTGACGGCGTTTTTATTGCGGGGTGCCCTGAAAACGAGTGTCATTACATCAGTGGTAACTCAATAGCAAAGAGGAGGGTTAAACTGCTCAAAAAATTGCTGCACAGCCTCAACATAGAACCCGCGAGGCTGGAATTTGTTGAAATCTCCTCAACGGATGCCGTCAAATTCGCTGATTTCGCAGCTGAGTTTCACAGAAGAATTGAGGGACTCACGAGGAGGTGA
- a CDS encoding heterodisulfide reductase-related iron-sulfur binding cluster, with protein sequence MTGYAFFPGCKVAFEMPELERKIRDTLRYLSVDVVDVGGLSCCPGYDSVMSFDSTTSLAITARNLSIVEEQNLDILTPCSECFSVFKYAISRLEDEKLFLDVNSKLAKIGRIYRGKIRVLHITDVYYDEIVKKNPKTAKLGLKAGIHTGCHLLYTEKSSEYLEKIKRILNKIGVSTEKYSREDYYCGKGSIRLLSPESSAEFTERLIESLDAETDVQAIVAACPHCYDQIKTAQESLLGRGKISKRYDVYHISELVWLAMGPGERT encoded by the coding sequence ATGACGGGCTATGCTTTCTTTCCCGGATGCAAAGTAGCGTTCGAGATGCCGGAGCTTGAAAGAAAAATCAGAGATACGCTGAGGTATCTCAGCGTCGATGTGGTTGATGTTGGAGGTCTCTCCTGCTGTCCGGGATACGATTCAGTAATGTCCTTTGATTCCACAACGTCCCTCGCAATAACCGCCAGAAATCTGTCCATTGTGGAGGAGCAGAACCTGGACATCCTCACACCATGCAGTGAGTGCTTTTCCGTCTTCAAATATGCGATTTCAAGGCTTGAAGATGAGAAGTTGTTTTTGGACGTGAACTCAAAGCTGGCAAAAATCGGGAGGATTTATCGGGGAAAGATCAGGGTGCTTCACATCACTGACGTTTATTATGACGAAATAGTCAAGAAAAACCCGAAGACCGCAAAGCTCGGGCTTAAAGCCGGAATACACACAGGATGCCATTTGCTGTACACTGAAAAAAGTAGCGAATACCTCGAAAAAATAAAAAGGATTCTGAACAAGATCGGAGTATCTACAGAGAAGTACAGCAGAGAGGACTATTACTGTGGTAAAGGCTCTATAAGGCTTTTGAGTCCTGAATCATCTGCTGAATTCACGGAAAGACTGATTGAGAGCCTTGATGCCGAAACTGATGTCCAAGCAATCGTTGCGGCATGTCCCCACTGTTACGATCAGATTAAAACCGCCCAAGAGTCTCTTCTGGGCAGGGGAAAGATTTCGAAAAGGTACGACGTCTACCACATATCTGAACTGGTGTGGCTGGCCATGGGACCGGGTGAAAGGACATGA
- a CDS encoding 4Fe-4S dicluster domain-containing protein, with product MRTLNLDMKNPGLKEEIENDGGYITGCIQCGACMSICPVAISGFEFPNKRLFKLIILELEREVLEHRSPWICISCQRCVHVCPRNVNPHSIYFALRRYQSKQFRHPRIFEDIVRSIYQYGFVIEPDNSKRRELNLPDIKLGKEELDEIRMLMEDSRLRILGII from the coding sequence ATGAGAACTCTCAACCTGGATATGAAAAATCCAGGCCTCAAGGAGGAGATTGAAAATGACGGTGGATACATAACGGGCTGCATACAGTGCGGTGCCTGCATGAGCATCTGTCCTGTGGCAATTTCGGGATTCGAGTTTCCGAATAAGAGGTTGTTCAAGCTGATAATACTCGAGCTGGAAAGAGAAGTTCTCGAACACAGGTCTCCCTGGATATGCATCTCCTGTCAGAGGTGTGTCCATGTATGCCCGAGGAATGTTAATCCCCATTCCATCTATTTCGCACTCAGAAGATACCAGTCAAAGCAGTTCAGGCATCCGAGGATTTTCGAGGACATAGTGAGGAGCATCTATCAGTATGGATTCGTGATAGAACCTGATAACAGCAAAAGGAGAGAACTGAACCTGCCAGATATAAAACTCGGCAAGGAGGAACTGGACGAAATAAGAATGCTGATGGAAGATAGCAGATTGAGGATTCTTGGAATAATATGA
- a CDS encoding 4Fe-4S binding protein, translating into MKKGIFICHCGTNISERVNVEHLKSVLESEGYLVRDHLFLCSQDAKQLILNFQDEVDGFVIAACSSENHENYFSSFIRKPFVIINLREQCSWPHADRKHATKKAEDLIRAGINKLPYIKKPKTVKTKMEESVAVIGGGIAGITASIELAKLGYRVYIIEKSPSIGGKLLKFDKIYPLNDCASCVISSLISEVSAAENIQIHVYTEVEEVSGYPGNFRLRLRRKQTYVDWEKCTGCGKCIDACPDRAKVPSEFDDGLTFRKAMYIYSPFAYPKKAVHDPEACVNCGKKKIGTRRMLRSGKEYQTPCEKACPTGAIDRSKNWNPEGEIFEIRAGSILLAMGYEVMSKNSFPEFPSHLPNVVTGIQMERILSPTGPTGGELLVPETLRKPEAISFISCVGSRDERYHTYCSKVCCMYMLKQARLIKERNPEIDVFIHYIDIRAPGRDLEEYYTLARKLGIKILRGRVGNVEPLNNGKLRILGFDSDTGDPVEYTADMVVLATAVELRESERDVARKMKLDIDSSGFVKEKHPKLQTFETSIDGIYLAGCVQGPKDVTETVLQAKSAALSVSSFLGKGEREINIETFIDVEKCTGCGMCIISCPFRAITAENDIPEINPISCRNCGICYSVCPVKAVDMATHGKAIEKELEGLKA; encoded by the coding sequence ATGAAAAAAGGCATCTTTATCTGCCACTGCGGCACAAACATTTCTGAACGTGTCAATGTCGAACACCTCAAATCCGTTCTCGAATCTGAGGGATATCTTGTGAGAGACCACCTTTTTCTGTGCTCTCAGGATGCAAAACAGCTTATATTAAACTTCCAGGATGAGGTTGACGGATTTGTTATTGCGGCCTGCTCATCCGAAAACCATGAGAATTACTTTTCCAGTTTCATCAGAAAGCCCTTTGTGATCATCAACCTGAGAGAACAGTGTTCATGGCCACACGCAGACAGAAAACATGCCACAAAAAAGGCGGAAGACCTTATCAGAGCGGGCATAAACAAGCTACCTTACATAAAAAAACCGAAAACAGTGAAAACCAAGATGGAGGAGAGTGTAGCGGTTATCGGTGGAGGAATTGCGGGAATCACAGCATCTATCGAGCTCGCCAAACTGGGATACAGGGTGTACATAATCGAAAAGTCTCCATCCATAGGAGGAAAACTCCTGAAATTTGATAAGATATATCCTCTCAACGACTGTGCGTCATGTGTCATCTCATCCCTGATCTCTGAGGTGTCGGCAGCGGAAAACATTCAGATTCATGTTTACACCGAGGTTGAAGAGGTTAGCGGATACCCCGGCAATTTCAGGCTCAGACTGAGAAGAAAGCAGACTTATGTGGACTGGGAAAAATGCACAGGCTGCGGGAAATGCATCGACGCATGCCCGGACAGGGCAAAGGTTCCCAGCGAATTTGACGACGGTCTGACTTTCAGAAAGGCCATGTACATCTATTCTCCATTTGCATATCCAAAAAAGGCCGTTCACGATCCAGAAGCCTGTGTTAACTGCGGCAAGAAAAAGATAGGCACCAGAAGGATGCTCAGGAGTGGCAAGGAGTATCAGACACCATGCGAGAAGGCATGTCCCACTGGAGCAATAGACAGGAGTAAAAACTGGAATCCCGAAGGGGAGATTTTCGAAATCAGGGCAGGTTCCATACTGCTCGCAATGGGTTATGAGGTCATGAGCAAGAATTCATTCCCGGAGTTTCCCTCCCACCTCCCAAACGTTGTCACGGGGATACAGATGGAGAGAATCCTGTCCCCGACTGGCCCCACAGGTGGGGAACTCCTCGTTCCTGAAACCCTCAGAAAGCCCGAAGCGATCTCATTCATTTCGTGTGTTGGAAGCAGGGATGAAAGGTACCACACCTACTGCTCAAAGGTATGCTGCATGTACATGCTCAAGCAGGCAAGGCTGATAAAGGAAAGAAATCCCGAAATTGATGTGTTCATACACTACATTGATATAAGGGCTCCCGGAAGGGACCTTGAGGAATACTACACGCTCGCACGCAAGCTCGGAATAAAAATTCTCAGGGGCAGAGTTGGTAATGTGGAACCTCTGAACAACGGGAAGCTAAGAATACTCGGATTCGATTCAGACACAGGAGACCCTGTGGAATACACCGCAGATATGGTCGTTCTTGCAACGGCTGTTGAGCTTCGCGAATCCGAAAGGGATGTTGCAAGAAAAATGAAACTGGATATCGACTCCTCTGGGTTTGTGAAGGAAAAACACCCCAAGCTGCAGACATTCGAGACATCAATAGACGGAATATATCTGGCTGGGTGTGTTCAGGGACCGAAGGATGTTACCGAGACGGTCCTTCAGGCCAAATCTGCAGCCCTCTCCGTCTCCAGTTTTCTCGGCAAGGGAGAGCGAGAGATAAACATCGAGACATTCATTGATGTGGAAAAGTGTACTGGCTGTGGTATGTGCATCATTTCCTGCCCGTTCAGGGCAATAACCGCAGAGAACGACATTCCGGAGATCAATCCGATTTCCTGCAGAAACTGCGGGATCTGCTACTCAGTATGTCCGGTGAAGGCAGTGGATATGGCAACTCACGGCAAGGCAATTGAAAAGGAACTTGAGGGGTTGAAAGCATGA
- a CDS encoding DUF5612 domain-containing protein, giving the protein MIRGLQIIAENRVGVLRDVTAKVAEHGGNITYAQSFIIEYGEYRNKAMIYLEIEGGDFDRIINEIREFPTTVEVTEEKPFEKVFGKRILIFGGGALVSQVALGAVTEADRHNLRGERISVDTMPLVGEDELVDAVRAVSRLHRAEVLVLAGGLMGGRIADEVKKLRKTGIPVISLNMFGSVPKVSDIVVTDPVMAGTLAVMHASEKAQFDITKVKGRKI; this is encoded by the coding sequence ATGATCAGGGGATTGCAGATTATTGCGGAAAACAGGGTTGGTGTGCTTAGGGATGTTACTGCCAAGGTAGCCGAGCATGGAGGAAACATCACCTATGCCCAGAGCTTCATCATAGAATACGGAGAGTACAGAAACAAGGCTATGATCTACCTCGAAATTGAAGGAGGGGATTTTGACAGGATAATTAACGAAATCCGGGAATTTCCCACAACAGTTGAGGTTACCGAGGAGAAACCCTTTGAAAAGGTATTTGGCAAAAGGATTCTGATTTTTGGTGGGGGAGCACTGGTTTCTCAGGTAGCCCTCGGTGCGGTTACCGAGGCTGACAGACACAACCTGAGGGGTGAGCGGATCAGCGTTGATACGATGCCTCTCGTTGGCGAGGATGAGCTTGTCGATGCGGTCAGGGCTGTTTCAAGGCTCCATAGGGCAGAGGTGCTTGTGCTTGCCGGAGGACTCATGGGCGGAAGGATTGCGGACGAGGTAAAGAAGCTGAGAAAAACGGGAATCCCTGTGATCAGTCTCAACATGTTCGGTTCTGTGCCAAAAGTGAGCGACATTGTTGTGACGGACCCGGTAATGGCGGGAACGCTTGCAGTCATGCACGCATCCGAGAAAGCCCAGTTCGATATAACGAAGGTGAAGGGTAGAAAAATCTGA
- a CDS encoding Lrp/AsnC ligand binding domain-containing protein encodes MAIGFVLIKVMPRKERKVYDRLLKLQEVEEIYPLFGEYDLIAKINVKDFEELSEVVVNNIRSIEGVIETKTLTGAKF; translated from the coding sequence ATGGCTATTGGCTTTGTCCTGATAAAGGTGATGCCGAGAAAGGAGAGAAAAGTCTATGACAGACTCCTGAAACTCCAGGAAGTCGAGGAGATATACCCTCTTTTCGGAGAATACGACCTGATTGCAAAAATCAATGTTAAGGACTTTGAGGAACTCAGCGAGGTTGTTGTGAACAACATAAGGTCGATAGAGGGTGTTATAGAGACAAAAACACTGACCGGAGCGAAGTTCTGA
- a CDS encoding PrsW family glutamic-type intramembrane protease, which yields MDITTIAILSYAPALFLLWYVYSKDRIESEPKRYVVAVFLASSTVSTTLALLLEQITPAILTFYLAPFIEEFTKFLALLIPYWKKQMDGVMDGVVYGVAAGLGFASFENLMYGLSFGQDVALTRAFLTPVAHSTFTAITGVGLGLKAEGKTSSVLPYLITGSFFHLWWNFSALNGLWVIPMLITNAFVLYSLIKLGMKEDIEKIEYYLLRKI from the coding sequence ATGGACATCACCACGATAGCCATCCTGTCTTACGCACCCGCTCTGTTCCTCCTGTGGTACGTTTACAGCAAGGATAGGATAGAGTCGGAGCCAAAAAGATATGTGGTGGCAGTTTTCCTGGCATCCTCAACAGTCTCAACGACACTCGCTCTTCTGCTGGAACAGATTACTCCCGCTATCCTCACATTCTACCTCGCACCGTTTATCGAGGAATTCACGAAGTTTCTCGCATTGCTCATCCCGTACTGGAAAAAGCAGATGGATGGAGTCATGGATGGTGTTGTATACGGTGTGGCGGCAGGACTTGGTTTTGCATCATTCGAAAACCTCATGTACGGGCTGTCCTTTGGGCAGGACGTCGCTCTCACAAGGGCTTTTCTCACACCGGTTGCACATTCAACATTCACCGCAATAACCGGAGTGGGGCTTGGACTCAAGGCTGAAGGGAAAACCTCAAGTGTTCTCCCCTATCTGATCACCGGAAGCTTTTTCCACCTGTGGTGGAATTTCTCAGCCCTCAACGGATTGTGGGTTATCCCGATGCTGATAACGAACGCCTTTGTTCTTTACAGTCTCATAAAGCTTGGAATGAAAGAAGATATCGAAAAAATCGAATATTACCTCCTGCGAAAGATTTAA